A window from Flavobacterium gyeonganense encodes these proteins:
- the yajC gene encoding preprotein translocase subunit YajC, with amino-acid sequence MGGQLTQFAPFLLMFVVIYFFMIRPQQKRAKNEKEFESSLKVGDKIVTKSGFHGKIAELAETTVVIETMSGKLKLERSAISMEMSAALNAKKA; translated from the coding sequence ATGGGAGGACAATTAACTCAATTTGCGCCATTTCTTTTAATGTTTGTGGTAATCTATTTCTTCATGATCAGACCACAACAAAAAAGAGCAAAAAACGAAAAAGAATTTGAAAGCAGCCTGAAAGTAGGTGACAAAATAGTAACTAAAAGCGGTTTCCACGGTAAAATTGCTGAATTAGCAGAAACTACTGTTGTAATCGAAACAATGTCTGGGAAATTGAAATTAGAGCGTTCTGCAATCTCAATGGAAATGAGCGCTGCTTTGAATGCTAAAAAGGCTTAA
- a CDS encoding YdeI/OmpD-associated family protein produces the protein MKPSSDKKHVWDKVNNWEEELLFLKSIIDKTELTETIKWGGPIYVYNKKNVIGIGGFKNYFAIWFLNGVFLKDEKKRLINAQENKTKSMRQWRFTSKEEVNEKEVLEYIYEAIENEKQGKIIQPSKKETIISELLEEEMVLNPALKQAFQKFTRYKQYEFLEYIESAKQEKTKISRIEKVIPMILSNVGLNDKYR, from the coding sequence TTGAAACCTTCATCTGACAAAAAACACGTTTGGGACAAAGTCAACAATTGGGAAGAAGAATTACTTTTTCTTAAATCAATTATTGATAAAACCGAATTGACTGAAACCATAAAATGGGGTGGCCCTATTTATGTTTATAACAAGAAGAATGTTATTGGCATTGGAGGTTTTAAAAACTATTTTGCAATTTGGTTCTTAAATGGTGTGTTTTTAAAAGATGAGAAAAAGAGATTGATCAATGCTCAGGAAAATAAAACAAAATCTATGCGTCAATGGCGTTTTACCTCAAAAGAAGAAGTAAACGAAAAAGAAGTTTTGGAATATATTTATGAAGCTATTGAAAATGAAAAGCAGGGAAAAATCATTCAACCTTCTAAGAAAGAAACTATTATTTCTGAGCTTTTAGAGGAAGAAATGGTTCTAAATCCAGCTTTAAAACAAGCTTTTCAAAAATTTACACGTTACAAACAATATGAGTTTTTGGAATATATTGAAAGTGCCAAACAGGAAAAAACTAAAATTTCAAGAATCGAAAAAGTGATTCCGATGATTTTGAGTAATGTGGGATTGAATGATAAATACAGGTAA
- the pepT gene encoding peptidase T, which yields MQHIIDRFISYVTIDTESDPNSQTTPSTAKQWNLANKLVEELKVIGLEDVTIDDKAYIMATLPSNVEHEVPTIGFVSHFDTSPDFSGANVKPQIVENYDGKDIVLNTEKNIVLSPDYFKDLLQYKGQTIITTDGTTLLGADDKAGITEIVSAMEYLIQHPEIKHGKIRIGFTPDEEIGRGAHHFDVDKFGAQWAYTMDGSQIGELEYENFNAAGAKITFKGKSVHPGYAKGKMINSMLIANDFINELPKGETPQETKGYEGFFHVHHIKGNIEETVLELIIRDHNKKKFEKRKELIQKIAKKFNKKFAKQYGEDIVIAEVKDQYYNMKEKVLPVKHIVDIAEKAMRELNIKPIIKPIRGGTDGSQLSFMGLPCPNIFAGGHNFHGKYEYVPAESIQKATDVIVKIAELTATPGIFDIKETAKKRS from the coding sequence ATGCAGCATATCATCGATCGTTTTATCAGTTATGTAACAATTGATACAGAATCAGACCCAAATTCACAAACAACACCGAGCACAGCGAAACAATGGAATCTGGCCAATAAATTAGTTGAAGAACTAAAAGTAATTGGACTTGAAGATGTCACTATTGACGACAAAGCGTATATTATGGCAACGCTTCCGAGCAATGTTGAGCATGAAGTACCAACTATTGGTTTTGTTTCTCACTTTGATACTTCACCGGATTTTAGCGGAGCGAATGTGAAGCCGCAAATCGTTGAGAATTATGACGGAAAAGATATTGTTCTGAATACTGAGAAAAACATTGTTTTATCTCCAGATTACTTTAAAGATTTATTACAATATAAAGGACAGACCATCATCACAACTGACGGAACAACTCTGCTAGGAGCTGATGATAAAGCCGGAATTACTGAAATCGTTTCAGCTATGGAATATTTAATTCAGCATCCGGAAATTAAACACGGGAAAATCAGAATTGGTTTTACGCCGGATGAAGAAATCGGTCGTGGAGCGCATCATTTTGATGTAGATAAATTCGGAGCACAATGGGCTTATACAATGGATGGAAGTCAGATTGGTGAATTGGAATATGAAAATTTTAATGCCGCCGGAGCCAAAATTACCTTCAAAGGAAAAAGTGTTCATCCGGGTTACGCGAAAGGAAAAATGATCAATTCGATGCTCATTGCAAATGATTTCATCAATGAACTTCCAAAAGGAGAAACACCCCAGGAGACTAAAGGTTATGAAGGTTTTTTCCATGTTCATCACATAAAAGGAAACATTGAAGAAACAGTTTTAGAGTTGATTATTCGTGATCACAATAAAAAGAAATTTGAAAAACGTAAAGAGTTAATTCAAAAAATTGCTAAAAAATTCAACAAAAAATTTGCTAAGCAATATGGAGAAGACATTGTAATTGCTGAAGTTAAAGATCAGTATTACAATATGAAGGAAAAAGTGCTTCCGGTAAAACATATTGTGGATATTGCAGAGAAAGCAATGCGAGAACTGAATATCAAACCAATCATCAAACCAATTCGCGGCGGTACAGACGGATCTCAATTGTCCTTTATGGGATTACCCTGCCCGAATATTTTTGCAGGTGGTCATAACTTTCACGGAAAATATGAATATGTTCCTGCAGAAAGTATTCAAAAGGCAACTGATGTTATTGTAAAAATTGCTGAATTAACAGCTACTCCGGGGATTTTTGACATAAAAGAAACCGCTAAAAAAAGAAGTTAA